Below is a genomic region from Flammeovirgaceae bacterium SG7u.111.
GAGGATTAATGTTTTTTTAAAAAGTATCTTTTGGATATGAGCAGGGGATGCTCTTATTTTGCACGCTTCACTGACGCATGATTGAACCGCCTGTAAATTAAATCCCCTTAAATGGATAGTATTTCTATTGAGTTTTTAAAGAAGTTCATAAAGTTTGGACTTGTAGGCTCCTTTGGAGTTGTAATAGATTTTGGCTTTACATATTTGATTAAAGATGTACTCAAAAAGCACAAATATCTGGCAAATAGTGTAGGTTTTATGTTGGCAGCGTCTAGTAATTACATCCTCAATCGCATTTGGACCTTCCACGACAACAACCCCGATATTGCCCTGCAATATTCTAAGTTTCTAATTATTTCCGCTATCGGGTTGGGCATAAATAATTTCATCATTTGGGTGCTTAACGACAAGTACAAAATGAATTTCTACTTGGCTAAACTATTTGCCATTGGGGTAGTGATGCTCTGGAATTTCTTTGCCAATTATCTTTACACTTTTGCTTAAAAAACCTATTCGTTCTTAAAAGTCGAGTAAATCTAATTGATATTCTTCAATTGCTTTTTTGAGCAAAGCACACTCTTCTTCAGTTTCAGAAACGGTGAATATCCATTCGTTCATATTGTTTCCATTTGCATTTAGCATGTCGACCATTTCAGTATCTTGGATGGCAAGACTATTCGACCTAAATGCGTCCTTATAGGATGCAAAGGCACGATCGCCTTCATCAAATATGTCATTTTTGTAGACCAAAGTTCCTTTTTTGCTTTTTATTATTATCAGAGCTAGTTGAATGGAGGCGGGAATACTGCTTTTTTCTTGCTCAGCAAGCGCATACCTTACAATCCCTTTATCAAAAAGGTTGGCTAAGTCTTTAGGATAAAGGTTATTAGGAAGGTTTAATAGAATATTGTAATTAAAACTGTCCTCAATTTCCCTGTATAAATTATTTATAGAAACGGTTTTGCCATGAGCTGATGAGTTTTTCGTAAGAGAGAAAAGGGCAAAAGCCTTCTCTCTTTCTGCAATAAAAGCCCTTTTTGATTCTACTAATGCTTTTGTTGCTATTTCCTCTAATTTTTTTTCAGCAAATCTTACTTCCTCCACATTTACATCTTGAAAGGAAAATATAGCTAAGCACATCAAGATAAAAAGCTCAAAAGTATGCTTGCCTACTTTAATAGATCGAACTGTTAGGATAGGGGAGAGGCTTGCCTCTTGTGTGACGGTTACTGTGTTGGTTTCTTCCATGACTATTGTTTTTAGTATTGCCAATATTTTTAACAAAAATACTATTAAAGAAAACAAAAGTCAATATTATAAACATTTATACGCTATTTAAATTGCCTTTTGTGTATATAATGACTAATTTAGTCGCAACTTGCAACTAAAAATGTTAATTATATGAACATTCTTAAAAGATTAAATCTACTTGAGCAAATAGAAAGGGAACTTGCGAAAACATTGAAAGATGATAAAAAGAACTGGGTAAAAACAGCAAGGCTCTTATATAAAATAGAAAATGAGAATTTGTACGAACTGAAAGCAAAAAGCTATACCCAATACGTAAAACAATTGGCGACAATTAACCATATCAATGTTTCTACGCTGTGGAGAGCAAAAACTGCTGCTGGCACTTATATGGAGTTAAGCAACTTGAAAGATGTAGACTTGCTTGACGAAACTCTCATAAAGACAACACCTGAACAATTGGAAACTTTCAAAAAAGTGAGAACCATTGCCCCCACGCAAATTACCTCAGCTCTCAAAGAGAAGCTGTTGAAAGGGGAGAAGATCAGAAATGAGCTTCATGACATATGGGAGACTTACAAACCTTTGAAAAAAGGTAAAACCGAGCGAGGCAGAAAAAATTCGGCAAAGCCCGAGCCTGTGTTTGCCGAGCCTGGTTATTTTGGGCTAGGAGGGGAGGATACTGTTTCTGACGCCGAGAAAATGTCAAAATATTTCATTTCCGAAGATGAACTTACTTCTGCCAACATTAAAAACTCCTTGCGGGACAAGTCTTGGGTTCAGCGAACATTGGGAAAATATTACTTGCCTTGTTTTGCCACCTTCACCGATTTGGTAATCCGAGATGAAGAAGATAATTCGATTAACAAAATAGACATAGTAGCCATATCTAAAACAAGCAACACGAAAACAGGAAAACCTGTCACCTTAGGAGTATCAATTTTATCAGAATTAGGAAGTAATTTGGAGAGCAAATTACGCTGGGCTAAATACTTCCATTATTTTTATATAGCAGTTCCTTTGGGAACTAGCAATATAGATATTTCTGGGCAAAACAATTTTGGGTTACTCACCATTTCCCCAGAAACAAAAAAAGAGGGTTTGACTCACCATATTCAAATACTGAGCCCTGCCAGAGCCCTAGAGGTAAGCGATTCTGCTCTTTCAATGACCTACAGCCAAATTCTGCAAAGATCTTTGAGGTGGTAACAGTATTAATAATAGCTCTACGAATACTATAAAAAGAAGCAAACTGTTTTAAAAAAGATTATTCTATTATAATTGAACTGAATTTGTTTCAGCATCGAACATGAAAAAACTTTTTAAAATTTTTGGATTTATCCTATTGGGAATAATTCTTCTTTTTACAGGGCTTGTTGCTACCGCTTGGGCTATGGAAGAACGGCTGACCAAATTGGCTGTAGAAGAGCTGAGCGAGTACCTAGATGCCCCCATAGGAATGGAGAGCGTAACTTTCTCACTTATCAAAGAATTTCCATTAGCTACTTTTCAATTCAATGGATTGTGGCTAGGTGAACACATTGAAAACTATAGTGCCAGATCTATTGCACCTATCGATACGTTAGCTTATTTTGACAAACTATACATCTCCGTTATGTCTGAGCCTTTGCTAGACAATATATTTCAAGTCCGAGAAGTAGAGATCCGAGGAGGACAGCTCAAATATGAAATTGATACAGCGGGTATTTCCGGTTATGATTATTTGATCACTCAAGACTCTGTTATAGAAGAGCAGGATACGGTTGCACAAGCAACTAACTTCACTTTAGACAAGCTGACTTTAGCTGACCTTGAGCTCTACTATAGAGATGATCAAAATAGCGCTAAGGCAAAAGCGTATATTGAAGAGATTGCAGGCTATGTAATAATTGATAGCTTAACCACCGCCATAGCGACTAAGGGTGTGGTTAGATTATCAGATTGTGAATACGGAGAAACCAATCTGTACAAAATGAAACAAACTGATCTGAGCTTTGACTTTGAGCTTGTATCAGATAGTATTTCTATCGAACGATTGGATATTAGAACAGAAGGAGGTTCACTAGGAGCAACAGGCAGGGTTTCTTTTGGAAATAATGGCGAAATAGGCACAGAACTGGATCTTTCCGCATCAGATTTGATTTTAGAAGAATTGCTGAAATATGTCCCAGCAAACTATTTGAATGAATATGAACTCAGCCAGGTTAAAGGCCTAGCCAATGTTACTTCTAAGGTTCGAGGTGTATATTCGGAAGATAAGCTACCTCATGTTGAAGCTGATTTTAGCCTTTCAGAGGGGAATGCAAAATGGGCAGATTATCCTGAGTTGAACCATGTTTTCTTAAAAGGTTCAGCTACTAATGGGAATTTGCAAAACAACACAACAACTTCTATTTCAATCGATTCACTTGGCGTTCAAGCAATTGGGAATAGCTTTACCTTAAAGGGGACTTTGGCTAACCTTGATGAGCTTAAATACGATTTTCGATCAAAATTGAGCGCTAATCTACATTCATTAAACCCTTTCATACCCGATTCTGTAGCTCAAAACCTTGCTGGGAAAGTGGTAATAAATTTGCAGAGTAGGGGAGTCCTTCCCGATTCTATCAATGACGAGTTTACAGAGTATTTACTAGATAAAACTCAGGCTACAATGGATCTGAAAAATATTGGTGTTGACTTAGATTCCACACTTTCTGTGAAAGAAATGTCAGCCAAACTCGGGTATAAAAATAGAGCCCTTACCTTGGATAGCTTTGATATTAATATCCCAACATATGATATTCAGCTTTCGAAGAACTCCTTCAAAGCCAATTGGAGTGGACCAATATCAAACCTAGATTCTCTTCAGCTCAACCTGGTTTTAAACAAACTGGAAACTGTGGGGATTTCAATGAAAGGGAACATATCTGTAAAAAATTTAAACCATCCCTCTTTTGTGCTTCAAAACACAATAGATGTTGATCTCCTAAAAATAAAAAAGTTTATTCCCGATTCACTTATTGATGATATCAAAGGCTCTGTAAAAGCTGTAATTCACTCTGAGGGCACATTAGATCTTGAGTCTGATTCACTGCCCGAGCAGGTGATGAATATCGTTTATGATCAGAGTAACTTTGACCTTAATCTTTCCGACGTAACATTAGACATGCCAGATTCGTTGATGGATGTGCAGCATTTGAATGCACAAGTAGAGGTGACGCCTCAGTTGGTAAGGGTGCAAAACTTGAGTGGGACTTATAGTGGAATAGAATTCTCATCGGACTCTACTGTGATCAAAAATTTGTATACTACAGTAGTAAAAGACAAGCCTGGTAGATTGGAAATAGATGGAGTGTGGAGGGTAGGGGACTTAGATTATGCCATGCTTGAAACATTTATGGTTTCTGATAGCTCCGATGTAGAAGAAGATATTGACACGCTTACAGTAGATTCTGATACTCCAACTTGGGATATGGATTATACGGTCAAAGGAAAGTTTTATGCAAATAGCCTAAAATATGGGGATGCCCTTTTAGAAGACATTTCCACATTGATGAATATCAAACCGACTACATATATCATTGACCAGTTAAAACTCAAGGCATTCAAGGGAGACATTAATACATCTCTTAGGATAGAGATGAAGGAAAATGAGAGAATGGAGATGGATATTAAATCAAAAGTAGACGATTTAGATATCCGGACATTGCTGTTGGAAATGGAAAACCTTTACCAAGAAGAAATCTATCCTGAAAACATTGAAGGGCTTCTTTCAACAGAAGAGTTTTTTTTGAAATTGGTAATGGTTGGGGATTCAATTGTATATCCAGACATGAGGGTATCGGGCGATCTGATGCTTGAAAATGGAGCTATTCACAAATATGAACCAGTTAGTTCACTGGCACCTTTGATTCCAGGTGCCAAAAAATCTGATTTGGATCCTCTGGTGTTTAAAACCATAAACACACATTTGTTCATTTTCCAGAACGCCATATATGTTCCAAAAACATACATTGTCAGCAATGCTTTCGATATTTCGGCACTTGGAATGCAGAGTTTTGGGGATGATTATCAGTATCACCTCCGAGTTTATGTAAATGATATACTTTTTGGTAAAAGCAATAAAAGAAAAGAAGAACAAGATGAGATGGGTGATGATCAAGTTGAAGAAAAACGCACCTCTATTTACTTAAGATCGTATAGTTTAGATGGAAAAGATAAAAATGGACCAGATAGCAAAAAGGATAGAAACCTGATGGGGGTGAGGGTTAGAACTAAAGAAGCTATGTTGAATCTTATTTTCCATCCAAAATTAGTGTCTTTTGAAACAGGAGTAGAATAATTATGAAAAGTAAATATGGAGAGATGAAGTATTTAATTATTGTATTGAGTTTTCTGACGATTAACGTATCTGCGCAGCAGTTCAAAGTAGGGGATGTAGTTCCTGAAATTGTAATGTCAAATATAGATGGAGAAGAAGTTAAGCTTTCTTCTTTGAAAGGAAAGGTAGTCTTGATAGATTTTTGGGCATCTTGGTGCAAACCTTGCCGGAAAGAAAACCCTAACTTGGTAGAAGCCTACCATACCTACAAAGACAAAGAGTTTAAAGGAGGTGAAGGGTTTACTGTATTCAGTGTTTCTCTTGATACTAAAAAAGCTGCTTGGAAACGAGCTGTCCAGATGGATGATTTGGAATGGGAGTATCATGTGAGTGACCTGAAGGGCTGGAACAATGAAGTATCCAAAGCTTATAGAATTAATAGTATTCCACAAAGCTACCTCATAGATGGTTCTAGGCGAGTAATTAGTGTGAATCCTAGGGGAAAGCTCTTAGAAAAGGAACTAAAAAAAGCTACCAAGAAAAAAAGCCCTGGTTTCTTTAACTGGTGAAGGCTATTTGAGGGATAGGAGGGGCATAAAAAACAAAGCAGAATACTACTCGGCGTTCTGCTTTGTTTTTTTACTAGATGTTTGTTTTGTTTATTCTAAGCCTGATTTAGCTCTTTGAACTAAAGCTCTCAACTGGTTGATCAATTGCTCTCTTTCCTCAGAGTCTGCTGATAATCTAGCACTTGAAGCACACCCAAGATCATCCGCCAACTCGTCAAGCTGAGCTTCTGAATATTCTTTCCCATCAAATTGATAGGTACACACATCTTCATCACAGCAAGCTGTTACATTTTTTGCAGTACAAATTTCTTCTTGTGAACAAGATTTTAATGGATCATCTCCCTCGCTACAATTTGTAAGAGTTAATACCATCGCTCCAAGGAGAAGAATCAGTGCTACAATGCTACCGTTTTTCATAAACTATTTTTTTTAAATTTTGGATTCATTTAACTGTTGTAAACTTACAACGAGTTAAGTAGTCCGTACTTATTTTATACATGAAAAAATCGTGCGACTTTTTATTAGCTATAGTATTATAGTTATATTTGTTTTATAATATATATTATGTTAAATAGTAGATTCTAACTCTATCTCCATTACTTCGAATTTATTTTTCTTTCCAATTGATTTAAAAAGGGTAAAACATTTTAAGAGTAGGTGAAATAAAAAAAACAAATAAATCACAAGCCCCTCTCCTACTGAAGTGGGTTTACACGAAAAAGAAGCCTCACCATGATAAGGCTTCTTTTAAGACTCTTCTAAATGTTTTATTGGATTGATTATCTGCTAATTATACCCTGGGTTTTGCTCTAACACCGCGTCTTTATTGAGATCTATTTCATCTTGTGGAATAGGCATCAACATATGAAAGTCTTGTAAACCATTTGTGGTCTCAATATTTCCATCTGCTCTTGGCGCTGTACCATTCAATCTTTTTGCTCTTTCTACAAGCGTACCAGTACGTACAAGTGTCATCCTACGGTTTTCTTCTCCTACCAGTTCTCTTGCTCTTTCATCAAGAATAAAGTCTAAGGAGATATCACTAGCATTCACAGTGCTTGTATTTGCCCTGTTTCTCAACATATTAATATCATCTGCTGCCCCAGAAGCATTTCCTTGTTTAAATCTAGCTTCAGCTCTAAGCAGATATGTTTCTCCTAACCTCATGATCATAAAGTCTTTCCATTGCCCCCAACCAAAGGTATCTCTATCGTCAAATTGCTTCCATTTTAAGGTATATGGAGCGTATTTATAAACTGAATCAGCTTCAAATATATTAATCGTTGATCCATCGGCAAGGGTAAACTCTGCATTTTGAGCATAGGGAACTGGTAAACCTCTTATTGGATCATAGTTCTCCCCTGGATTATTGAAATAATGCTGACGCTTAATAGTGTATTGAGAGTTTCTCATATCACCGTCTTCGTACAAGCCGTACAGCACCCAGTCATTGAGCCTAATTCTCGCTAACCCTCTTCCTCCCAACGAATCGGCAGGTACCATACCTGGAATGTCGTGGTAAGAACCACCCCAAACCCTTCTTTGTTGAGGAGCGCCAGTACTACCGCCAGGCACATCAGTAGGGTTTTCTTGTTCCAACACCCAAATAGCTTCTGAATTACCCTGCGAACGACGTAGATTTCCTACATAAAACATATCGGAAAATGGGTCGCCAGGATCTCCAGCATGTACACCGTAGCGTGAATTTACAAGACTAAACCTACCACTGTTGATAATTGCCGAAAGTTGAGCTTCAGCCAAAGCTGGCTCATCCGTTCTCAAATAAGCTTCCCCTAATAATTGGCGAGCCATAGATTGGTTTGCTCGAGCTTCGTATTTAGTATCATCTATAGTAGGAAGGTTTTGGGCTGCATAAAGCAAATCTTCTACAATTAGGCTATTCACCTCGCTTATAGGGTTTCTAACAAAATCTGTTCTAGCACTTTTTACAGGTTCTGACAACAAAGGAACATCGCCATACAAAGTAGCAAGCATGTTATATGCATATGCCCTAAAGAATTTACCCTCTGCACTATACATCTTGCTTTGCTCGGCAGTGATCTGTGCATCTCCTCCCTCTGCATTTTCTATGAGTATATTTGCATTGTTTATCATCTTGTAGAGGTAAATCCATATTTTCTTTGATGCCCAATCGGTAGAGGTCAACGTTGTATAATCAAAATATGGTCTTGCGTCTCCATTTGACCTGCCACTTGGTGCCCAAGTAATATCCGTCCCCAACTGGAATACGCCAAGTAAGGTTTGATCATCTGTTCTTGTATACATAGTACTAAAGTGATTGTACAAACCAGTAGCAGCAGCTTCAAAACCCAACTCATCTCTCAAGGTTTCTGGTGCATATTGATCTTCAACAACTTCATCTAGAAAGTCATTGGAACAACTTCCTAAGATGAACAAACTTAAAAAGAGGGTTAGAATATATTTAAATAAGTATTTCATATCTATATATTTTATTATAAAAGGTGAAACCAGTGACTAAAGAGATAGGTTGACGCCAAATGAAATCGTTCTGGTCAGTGGGTAATTGTTTGTCCAATTATCAGAACCTCTTGAACTATAACTCATCTCAGGATCCCACCCGAACCAATCTGTGAAAGTGTAAAGGTTTCTACCTGTAGCATATACAGTTAAGCCCTTAATTTTATATTTTTCCAAAAGAGTGTTAGGTATATTATAGCTGAAAGTAACATCTTTGATTCTAACGTAGCTATAATCTTCATTGAAACCATATCCTCTATAATTTTTATAAGCAGACAATGAAGGCCAGTAGTTACTTGGATTTTCAGGTGTCCAATATTGGAAACCATCAGGCAAGTTTCTTCTACCTGCTTCGT
It encodes:
- a CDS encoding GtrA family protein, whose protein sequence is MDSISIEFLKKFIKFGLVGSFGVVIDFGFTYLIKDVLKKHKYLANSVGFMLAASSNYILNRIWTFHDNNPDIALQYSKFLIISAIGLGINNFIIWVLNDKYKMNFYLAKLFAIGVVMLWNFFANYLYTFA
- a CDS encoding TlpA disulfide reductase family protein; protein product: MKSKYGEMKYLIIVLSFLTINVSAQQFKVGDVVPEIVMSNIDGEEVKLSSLKGKVVLIDFWASWCKPCRKENPNLVEAYHTYKDKEFKGGEGFTVFSVSLDTKKAAWKRAVQMDDLEWEYHVSDLKGWNNEVSKAYRINSIPQSYLIDGSRRVISVNPRGKLLEKELKKATKKKSPGFFNW
- a CDS encoding RagB/SusD family nutrient uptake outer membrane protein gives rise to the protein MKYLFKYILTLFLSLFILGSCSNDFLDEVVEDQYAPETLRDELGFEAAATGLYNHFSTMYTRTDDQTLLGVFQLGTDITWAPSGRSNGDARPYFDYTTLTSTDWASKKIWIYLYKMINNANILIENAEGGDAQITAEQSKMYSAEGKFFRAYAYNMLATLYGDVPLLSEPVKSARTDFVRNPISEVNSLIVEDLLYAAQNLPTIDDTKYEARANQSMARQLLGEAYLRTDEPALAEAQLSAIINSGRFSLVNSRYGVHAGDPGDPFSDMFYVGNLRRSQGNSEAIWVLEQENPTDVPGGSTGAPQQRRVWGGSYHDIPGMVPADSLGGRGLARIRLNDWVLYGLYEDGDMRNSQYTIKRQHYFNNPGENYDPIRGLPVPYAQNAEFTLADGSTINIFEADSVYKYAPYTLKWKQFDDRDTFGWGQWKDFMIMRLGETYLLRAEARFKQGNASGAADDINMLRNRANTSTVNASDISLDFILDERARELVGEENRRMTLVRTGTLVERAKRLNGTAPRADGNIETTNGLQDFHMLMPIPQDEIDLNKDAVLEQNPGYN